A section of the Pygocentrus nattereri isolate fPygNat1 chromosome 18, fPygNat1.pri, whole genome shotgun sequence genome encodes:
- the ykt6 gene encoding synaptobrevin homolog YKT6, with the protein MKLYSLSVLYKGSTKANLLKAAYDLSSFSFFQRSSVQEFMTFTTALIVERSSLGSRASVKEQEYLCHVYVRNDNLSGVVIADSEYPSRVCFTLLDKVLDEFSRQVNSIDWPSGSPATVQYTALDSYLAKYQNPREADAMTKVQAELDETKIILHNTMESLLERGEKLDDLVQKSEHLGNQSKAFYKTARKQNSCCEVM; encoded by the exons ATGAAGCTCTACAGTTTAAGTGTCCTGTACAAAGGCTCGACCAAGGCCAACCTGCTGAAGGCAGCATATGACCTGTCTTCATTTAGTTTCTTTCAGAGGTCCAG tgtacaggaATTCATGACGTTCACCACTGCCCTGATAGTTGAGCGTTCATCACTAGGAAGCCGTGCTTCAGTTAAAGAACAAG AATATCTTTGTCATGTGTACGTCCGGAACGACAACCTCAGCGGAGTAGTGATTGCAGACAGTGAATACCCCTCCAGAGTGTGCTTCACTTTGCTTGATAAG GTGTTGGATGAATTCTCCCGGCAGGTAAACAGCATAGACTGGCCCTCTGGTTCACCAGCCACTGTTCAGTACACAGCCTTGGACAGCTATCTGGCCAAGTATCAG AACCCACGTGAAGCAGATGCCATGACCAAAGTACAGGCTGAACTGGATGAAACCAAAATTATTCTG cacaacacaatgGAGTCTCTTTTGGAACGAGGTGAAAAACTGGATGATTTGGTGCAGAAGTCAGAGCATCTGGGAAATCAGTCAAAAGCCTTTTACAAAACG GCACGGAAGCAGAactcttgctgtgaggtgatgTGA